One genomic region from Mycobacterium basiliense encodes:
- a CDS encoding MerR family transcriptional regulator, whose product MTAPPCWTLDELVRRVAVSLAGSAYPGAPNGRVRELPDRRVVRWYTTTGLVDRPVMQGRTAVYGSRHLLQIVAVKRRQAEGRSLAEIQAELAGATEETLRRVAAVPDELLTARPVPPRRPTPASRRGRFWADPPAAAAVADGTETDGTETDGTETDGTETDTVTALSAVSLPGGALLLLPSRPDEDDLHAIHAAARPLLERLAERGLLSADERSPS is encoded by the coding sequence ATGACCGCACCGCCGTGCTGGACGCTGGACGAGTTGGTCCGCCGCGTCGCCGTCAGCCTGGCCGGTTCCGCATACCCGGGGGCGCCCAACGGGCGAGTCCGGGAGCTGCCCGATCGGCGGGTGGTGCGGTGGTACACCACCACCGGGCTCGTCGACCGGCCAGTCATGCAGGGACGCACAGCGGTATACGGCAGCCGGCACCTGCTGCAGATCGTCGCCGTCAAACGTCGGCAGGCCGAGGGGCGCTCGCTGGCGGAGATCCAAGCCGAACTCGCCGGTGCGACCGAGGAAACGTTGCGGCGGGTCGCCGCCGTTCCCGACGAACTCCTCACGGCCAGGCCGGTACCGCCTCGGCGACCAACACCGGCGTCCCGCCGGGGCCGCTTCTGGGCCGACCCGCCCGCCGCCGCAGCCGTTGCCGACGGCACTGAAACTGACGGCACTGAAACTGACGGCACTGAAACTGACGGCACTGAAACTGACACTGTCACAGCGTTGTCCGCGGTCAGCCTGCCCGGCGGAGCACTGCTACTGCTGCCTTCCCGACCCGACGAGGACGACCTCCACGCGATCCATGCGGCCGCTCGGCCGCTGCTCGAACGGCTGGCCGAGCGTGGCCTGCTATCCGCAGATGAACGGAGCCCATCATGA
- a CDS encoding PE family protein: MSYVFATPEWIALAAQNVNGIGSTIATANATAAASTTDLLPAAGDEISLAISRIFGAFGQEYQALSKQTAALHAQFVQALRQGAGAYATTEAAAAASLQTLEQDLLGVINAPSEALLGRPLIGNGANGAAGTGVAGGDGGILFGNGGNGGSGVPGGNGGAGGSAGLFGAGGLGGAGGVGASGGTGGNGGAGGSGGWLLGAGGTGGAGGAGGTGGGAGGLGGNGGSGRGLGFVSGLFAPGAGGVGGEGGSGVGFGTDGGAGGAGGVGGVNNSLFGGVGGVGGTGGAGGTGDTGAAGAAGFAGGIGGTGGAGGAHPLFLGAGGAGGDGGAGGAGGAGGSGVGASSSGGSGGVGGNAGAAGAGGAGGLLGTAGHAGIGGTGGVGGIGGAGDVGSTGGAGYAGGSGGDGGDGGGSGVGGMNGAGGAGGAGGAGGTGGEGAADSGSGPGGGGRGGGGGTGGTGGAAGAGGTGGVAGAGGAGGLGGTGGVGGAGSLSNAGGTGGGGGVGGDGGSAGGLGGTAGVGGGGGTGGAGGAGLAGTDSATPTAGGDGGDAGGGGQGGAGGAGIGGVGGGMGGNGGEGGTGGAGGSGGHNIAAGGDGAAGGNGGRGGTAGAAGTGTDGGADGSNGTGGVGGAGGLGGNGNDGSNGSDASGATSATAGEAGGAGGDGGDGGDGGAGIGGAGGGIGGAGGAGGSAGLGGKGGAETGIGDGGAGGEGGVGGQGGAGGAGGTDGGSGGVGGVGGSAGGGGAGGINTGIGNAGSGGEGGVGGQGGAGGAGGADGGSGGVGGVGGSAGGGGAGGINTGIGNAGSGGEGGVGGQGGAGGAGGADGGSGGVGGAGGSAGAGGVGGTNPNPGAGSGGVGGAGGQGGAGGAGGTDGGTGGTGGAGGAAGDGGAGGDSLQEDGGAAGQGGTGGKGGAGGAGGTHGGSGGTGGAGGSAGHGGHGGNGPSGDGGAGGQGGAGGEGGAGGDGGADGGSGGAGGVGGGAGAGGSGGSAGVLGSGGTGADGGIGGQGGAGGTGGTGGGDGGMGGAGGGGGAGGIGGAAAADGNGGDGGNGSVGGTGGAGGIGGDDGGDGGDGGPGGDGGDGGVGGSGGFSGTPGRNGNGGAGAQGGIGGQAGSGGSGGSAGSGGAGGSAGG, translated from the coding sequence ATGTCGTATGTGTTCGCCACGCCGGAGTGGATCGCCCTGGCGGCGCAGAACGTGAATGGCATCGGGTCAACGATCGCGACGGCCAATGCGACGGCTGCGGCCTCGACGACCGATCTGCTGCCGGCGGCCGGTGACGAAATATCGCTGGCGATCTCACGGATTTTCGGCGCCTTCGGCCAGGAATATCAGGCACTTAGCAAGCAGACGGCGGCACTTCATGCACAGTTTGTGCAGGCTCTGCGACAGGGCGCGGGTGCCTATGCGACCACCGAGGCCGCCGCTGCGGCGTCCTTGCAGACCCTCGAACAGGACCTGCTGGGCGTGATCAATGCGCCTTCCGAGGCGCTGCTGGGACGCCCGCTGATCGGTAACGGTGCCAATGGCGCCGCGGGTACCGGAGTGGCCGGCGGTGACGGCGGGATCTTGTTCGGTAACGGCGGCAACGGCGGGTCGGGCGTGCCCGGCGGCAACGGCGGGGCCGGCGGGTCGGCAGGCCTGTTCGGGGCCGGCGGGCTCGGCGGGGCCGGCGGCGTCGGGGCGTCGGGTGGAACCGGTGGCAACGGCGGAGCGGGCGGCAGTGGCGGGTGGCTGCTCGGCGCTGGCGGGACCGGTGGGGCCGGCGGCGCCGGTGGGACCGGCGGCGGGGCCGGTGGGCTGGGTGGAAACGGGGGTAGCGGCAGGGGTTTGGGGTTTGTGTCCGGATTGTTTGCGCCCGGCGCCGGCGGTGTTGGTGGTGAAGGCGGTAGCGGCGTCGGCTTCGGCACGGACGGTGGCGCTGGTGGCGCTGGCGGGGTCGGCGGTGTCAACAACTCGCTGTTCGGCGGGGTGGGCGGGGTCGGCGGGACTGGCGGTGCCGGCGGCACCGGAGACACCGGCGCCGCCGGTGCGGCCGGGTTTGCCGGTGGCATTGGAGGCACCGGCGGGGCCGGTGGAGCCCATCCGTTGTTTCTGGGCGCCGGTGGGGCCGGTGGCGATGGCGGGGCGGGTGGCGCGGGCGGTGCGGGCGGCAGCGGCGTAGGTGCTAGTAGCTCCGGCGGATCGGGCGGGGTGGGCGGCAACGCGGGCGCCGCTGGAGCCGGGGGGGCCGGCGGCTTGTTGGGGACGGCCGGCCACGCGGGCATCGGTGGTACCGGTGGGGTTGGGGGTATCGGTGGCGCGGGTGACGTCGGCTCGACAGGCGGCGCTGGCTACGCGGGCGGCTCGGGTGGTGACGGCGGCGACGGCGGCGGTAGTGGCGTCGGCGGTATGAATGGTGCCGGCGGTGCCGGTGGCGCCGGCGGAGCCGGTGGGACTGGTGGTGAGGGTGCCGCCGATAGCGGCAGCGGCCCAGGTGGTGGCGGCAGGGGTGGTGGTGGCGGCACCGGTGGCACCGGCGGAGCAGCTGGGGCGGGAGGAACCGGCGGGGTAGCGGGGGCCGGCGGCGCTGGCGGCCTTGGCGGCACCGGCGGCGTCGGCGGCGCCGGAAGTCTCAGCAATGCCGGCGGCACCGGCGGCGGTGGGGGCGTCGGCGGAGACGGTGGCAGCGCCGGTGGGCTGGGCGGCACGGCCGGCGTCGGCGGCGGTGGCGGCACTGGCGGAGCCGGCGGGGCGGGTCTCGCCGGAACTGATTCCGCCACGCCCACTGCCGGGGGTGACGGCGGTGACGCCGGCGGTGGCGGGCAGGGTGGGGCCGGCGGTGCGGGCATCGGCGGTGTCGGCGGGGGTATGGGCGGCAATGGCGGCGAGGGCGGCACCGGCGGAGCGGGGGGATCCGGTGGGCACAACATCGCCGCCGGCGGCGACGGCGCCGCCGGCGGTAACGGCGGCCGGGGCGGAACCGCCGGCGCCGCGGGTACCGGAACCGACGGCGGCGCGGACGGGAGCAATGGGACCGGCGGCGTCGGAGGAGCCGGCGGGCTCGGCGGCAACGGCAACGATGGCAGCAACGGCAGCGACGCCTCCGGCGCGACATCGGCCACGGCTGGCGAGGCCGGCGGAGCCGGTGGGGATGGCGGCGACGGTGGGGACGGCGGTGCCGGCATCGGTGGCGCCGGCGGTGGTATTGGCGGGGCGGGTGGGGCCGGCGGCTCCGCCGGTCTCGGAGGGAAAGGTGGAGCCGAAACCGGCATTGGCGACGGGGGGGCCGGCGGGGAAGGTGGCGTCGGTGGCCAAGGTGGTGCTGGTGGGGCCGGTGGCACGGATGGCGGCAGCGGTGGCGTCGGCGGGGTGGGGGGTAGCGCTGGCGGCGGCGGGGCCGGTGGTATCAACACCGGCATCGGCAACGCAGGGTCCGGCGGGGAAGGTGGCGTCGGTGGCCAAGGTGGTGCTGGTGGGGCCGGTGGCGCGGATGGCGGCAGCGGTGGCGTCGGCGGGGTGGGGGGTAGCGCTGGCGGCGGCGGGGCCGGTGGTATCAACACCGGCATCGGCAACGCAGGGTCCGGCGGGGAAGGTGGCGTCGGTGGCCAAGGTGGTGCTGGTGGGGCCGGTGGCGCGGATGGCGGCAGCGGTGGCGTCGGCGGGGCGGGTGGTAGCGCTGGCGCTGGCGGGGTCGGCGGTACGAATCCAAACCCCGGCGCCGGCAGTGGCGGGGTGGGTGGCGCCGGTGGCCAAGGTGGTGCCGGGGGGGCCGGTGGCACGGATGGCGGCACTGGTGGCACCGGTGGGGCCGGCGGCGCCGCTGGTGACGGTGGAGCCGGTGGGGACAGCTTGCAAGAGGACGGGGGAGCGGCGGGTCAAGGTGGCACCGGTGGCAAAGGTGGCGCTGGTGGGGCCGGCGGCACCCATGGCGGCAGTGGTGGCACCGGAGGGGCGGGCGGCTCCGCTGGTCATGGTGGACACGGTGGGAACGGTCCGTCTGGGGACGGGGGAGCGGGCGGCCAAGGTGGCGCCGGTGGCGAAGGCGGCGCCGGTGGCGACGGCGGCGCCGATGGCGGCAGCGGCGGAGCCGGTGGGGTTGGCGGCGGCGCTGGCGCGGGCGGGTCCGGCGGTAGCGCTGGCGTGCTTGGGTCCGGCGGCACCGGGGCCGATGGAGGCATTGGTGGCCAGGGCGGTGCCGGCGGCACCGGGGGAACCGGCGGTGGCGATGGCGGCATGGGCGGGGCGGGCGGCGGCGGCGGGGCCGGCGGTATCGGAGGTGCCGCCGCGGCCGACGGCAATGGTGGCGACGGGGGCAACGGTTCCGTCGGGGGCACTGGCGGTGCCGGCGGCATCGGTGGCGACGATGGCGGCGATGGCGGCGACGGTGGCCCTGGCGGCGACGGCGGCGATGGTGGCGTGGGCGGTTCCGGCGGCTTCAGCGGCACCCCCGGCAGAAACGGCAACGGCGGGGCCGGCGCCCAAGGGGGCATCGGTGGCCAGGCTGGAAGCGGTGGCTCCGGGGGCAGCGCCGGTAGCGGTGGCGCTGGCGGCTCAGCCGGCGGCTAG
- a CDS encoding LuxR family transcriptional regulator encodes MGVVESLLEAREAYERRDWVAAYERLSDLDTAAQHGADFACLATAAYLTGRNNDCVQALQRAYHSHLDRADVMGALRCAFWLARTLHDMGETAIASGWQARMQRLLEDAAGDVAERGYLQILRMFRHLSAAEFQDAAECAASITDYGRRFHDADLTAVGLSSQGRLLIYAGQVRHGFELLDESMVDVAAGAVSTIFAGQVYCSMIEACQETSDFDRAAQWTTALTRWCADQRGLIAFTGQCAVHRGQIMRVLGCYREALQEFSLAVERYRVMEAVAPTGLAFAERGDVLRILGEFDAAEEAYQAARQYGHDPQPGLVLLWLAQGRTASAVHAMRRLLAESRHAIGRSQLLPAAVQILVSAGELDQAERLSGELTQIAAEFGSTGIRAMAAYATGAVANARGDHGRAIAQLRAAADGWANLNAPCELARCSTLIGRSLRALGDEDSAVVEFQSAQRVFAELRLANAARDVARLLRPSTPGGLTAREVEVLRLVAAGKTNSEIAQSLVLSEKTVARHLSNIFAKLDVKSRTAAAAYAFNQHLV; translated from the coding sequence TTGGGCGTCGTCGAGAGTTTGTTGGAAGCTCGGGAGGCGTATGAGCGCCGTGACTGGGTGGCGGCCTACGAGCGGCTTTCTGACCTCGATACCGCCGCACAGCACGGAGCCGATTTTGCTTGCCTGGCCACCGCCGCCTACCTGACCGGCCGGAACAATGACTGCGTACAGGCGCTCCAGCGGGCGTATCACTCCCACCTTGACCGCGCCGACGTGATGGGAGCGCTGCGTTGCGCATTCTGGCTGGCGCGAACGCTGCACGACATGGGTGAAACCGCGATCGCCAGCGGTTGGCAAGCCCGCATGCAACGGCTGCTCGAAGACGCAGCCGGCGATGTTGCCGAACGTGGGTATTTGCAAATCCTGCGGATGTTTCGCCATCTCTCGGCCGCCGAGTTCCAGGACGCGGCCGAATGCGCGGCGTCCATCACCGACTACGGCCGACGGTTCCACGACGCCGATCTGACGGCGGTGGGCCTTTCGTCGCAGGGCCGACTCTTGATCTACGCGGGTCAGGTACGCCACGGCTTCGAGTTGCTCGATGAGTCGATGGTGGACGTGGCCGCCGGGGCGGTATCGACGATCTTTGCCGGTCAGGTCTACTGCTCGATGATCGAGGCGTGTCAGGAGACTTCAGATTTCGACCGCGCTGCCCAATGGACGACCGCGCTGACGCGCTGGTGCGCCGACCAGCGAGGCCTGATTGCATTCACCGGTCAGTGCGCGGTGCACCGGGGCCAGATCATGCGAGTACTCGGCTGTTATCGCGAAGCGCTGCAAGAGTTTTCCCTCGCGGTCGAGCGCTATCGAGTGATGGAAGCCGTCGCTCCGACCGGTCTTGCGTTTGCCGAGCGGGGCGACGTGTTGCGGATCCTTGGTGAGTTCGACGCCGCCGAGGAGGCCTATCAGGCGGCCCGCCAGTACGGTCATGACCCCCAACCGGGCCTCGTCCTGCTCTGGCTGGCGCAGGGGCGGACGGCATCGGCAGTCCATGCGATGCGGCGGTTGCTGGCGGAGTCGCGCCATGCCATCGGGCGATCGCAGCTGCTGCCCGCGGCCGTACAGATCCTGGTTTCGGCAGGCGAGCTCGACCAGGCGGAGCGGTTAAGCGGCGAATTGACGCAAATCGCAGCCGAATTCGGTAGCACGGGAATAAGGGCGATGGCCGCCTATGCGACCGGCGCCGTTGCCAACGCCCGGGGAGACCATGGGCGGGCGATTGCCCAGTTGCGCGCCGCCGCGGACGGGTGGGCCAACCTGAACGCACCGTGCGAACTTGCCCGGTGTTCCACATTGATTGGCCGATCCTTGCGGGCGCTCGGTGACGAGGACTCGGCCGTCGTCGAATTCCAATCGGCGCAGCGAGTTTTCGCCGAACTCCGATTGGCTAACGCGGCGCGCGACGTGGCCCGACTACTGCGGCCGTCGACGCCGGGTGGGCTCACCGCCCGCGAGGTCGAGGTTCTGCGATTGGTGGCCGCGGGGAAGACCAACTCTGAAATCGCTCAGAGTCTGGTACTGAGCGAGAAGACCGTGGCCCGCCACCTGTCCAATATCTTCGCCAAATTGGACGTGAAGTCCCGCACTGCGGCGGCCGCCTACGCGTTCAATCAACACCTGGTGTGA
- a CDS encoding flavin-containing monooxygenase translates to MTTQHVQTLIIGAGQAGLSTGYHLQRLGRQFLIVDRNARIGDNWRAHYDSLRLYTPAKYSGLPGLAFPGHDEWEFPSRDDVADYLERYAMRFDLPVRMNTGVVRLTSGTGGGYLATLGDDTIACDNVVIATGTFGRTPNVPALARRLDPGIRQLHSSRYRCPEQLQPGPVLVVGASHSGTDIAYELAAGRRTVLAGRDCGQVPVRWDSFMLHAVLPVLVFLWRHIITRRTPIGRKQMRKIRAHGGPMLRVKRQDLARRGVERHTARVTGVASGLPMLADGTVLDVRNIVWCTGFRQDFDWIEPSIAGDDGWPAEYRGIADRAPGLYFCGLGFQFAFGSMLLIGVGRDAEFVARRIASRVPSVEAAPVVA, encoded by the coding sequence ATGACTACACAACACGTCCAGACCCTGATCATCGGCGCCGGTCAGGCGGGTTTGAGCACGGGGTATCACCTGCAGCGACTCGGCCGCCAATTTCTGATCGTCGACCGCAATGCCCGAATCGGAGACAACTGGCGGGCGCATTACGATTCTTTGCGGCTGTACACGCCCGCGAAGTACAGCGGCCTTCCGGGCCTTGCCTTTCCGGGACACGATGAGTGGGAGTTCCCCAGCCGAGACGACGTCGCCGACTATCTCGAGAGGTACGCGATGCGTTTCGACTTACCGGTGCGGATGAACACCGGGGTAGTTCGGCTGACCAGCGGGACAGGCGGTGGCTACCTAGCAACCCTCGGTGACGACACCATCGCCTGCGACAACGTGGTCATCGCCACGGGCACTTTCGGTCGGACACCCAATGTTCCCGCCCTGGCGCGCCGGCTCGATCCCGGCATTCGGCAGTTGCACTCCAGCCGCTACCGTTGTCCGGAGCAATTGCAGCCTGGACCCGTGCTCGTCGTCGGCGCCTCCCATTCGGGCACCGATATCGCCTACGAACTCGCCGCGGGACGAAGGACGGTGCTCGCCGGGCGCGACTGCGGTCAAGTTCCCGTGCGCTGGGATTCCTTTATGCTTCACGCTGTTTTACCGGTGCTGGTATTCCTGTGGCGCCACATCATCACACGTCGTACCCCGATCGGACGCAAGCAAATGCGGAAGATCCGCGCACACGGCGGGCCTATGCTGCGGGTAAAGCGGCAAGACCTTGCCCGCAGGGGAGTCGAACGCCACACCGCCCGAGTCACCGGCGTCGCGTCGGGCCTGCCGATGCTGGCCGACGGGACTGTCCTCGATGTGCGGAATATCGTTTGGTGCACCGGTTTTCGACAGGATTTCGATTGGATCGAACCGTCTATCGCGGGTGACGACGGATGGCCCGCGGAATACCGTGGCATCGCCGACCGGGCGCCGGGTTTGTACTTCTGCGGCTTGGGTTTCCAATTTGCCTTCGGGTCAATGTTGTTGATCGGTGTCGGTCGCGATGCCGAATTCGTTGCACGCCGTATCGCCTCTCGGGTCCCCAGCGTCGAAGCCGCACCGGTCGTTGCGTGA
- a CDS encoding BTAD domain-containing putative transcriptional regulator → MAHDRVGFGVLGPLEMTIDGAAIPLGTPKQRAVLAALLINRNRPVAIDALIDAAWEQGAPPGARDTLYAYVSKLRRLMAGAGIETRGLLANTPPGYRLTVADSDYDLGLFVASKNAGVRAAAAARFEQASEHFSAALAQWRGPVLDDLHDFNFVDAFAAGLAEEKVGTHVARAEVEIACGRPQSVIGELETLATDHPYREPLWAQLITAYYLADRQSDALDAFRRLRDRLAADLGVDPAPALRALHVRILRQRPLDVIKAAQANADETISTLSHYLTASQYMTALPDATRGPSLRDANERRYPLVATTTRIGRSPDNDIVLSGSKVSRHHAAVVDTGSSFVIVDLRSLNGVSVSGRRIHTSTALTEGDRIRIAEHQLMFETTS, encoded by the coding sequence ATGGCGCACGATCGTGTTGGGTTCGGTGTCCTCGGGCCATTGGAGATGACGATCGATGGCGCGGCCATACCGCTGGGTACCCCCAAACAACGAGCGGTGCTGGCCGCGTTGCTGATCAATCGCAACCGACCCGTCGCAATCGATGCATTGATCGACGCGGCGTGGGAGCAGGGAGCTCCCCCGGGGGCGCGAGACACGCTGTACGCGTATGTGTCAAAGCTGCGTCGCCTGATGGCCGGCGCCGGCATCGAGACCCGCGGGCTGCTGGCAAACACGCCGCCTGGGTATCGACTCACAGTTGCCGACAGCGACTACGACCTCGGCCTATTCGTGGCCTCAAAGAACGCCGGTGTACGGGCCGCCGCGGCTGCGCGGTTTGAGCAGGCCAGCGAACACTTCTCGGCCGCGCTTGCGCAGTGGCGCGGTCCTGTGCTCGACGACCTGCACGACTTCAACTTCGTCGACGCCTTTGCAGCCGGACTTGCCGAGGAAAAGGTGGGCACACACGTCGCTCGCGCCGAAGTCGAAATCGCTTGCGGCCGACCTCAATCCGTGATCGGTGAGCTCGAAACACTCGCCACTGACCATCCCTATCGGGAGCCGCTTTGGGCACAGCTGATCACCGCCTACTATCTGGCCGACCGCCAATCTGATGCGCTCGATGCCTTTCGGCGACTCAGGGACAGGCTGGCAGCCGATCTCGGCGTCGACCCCGCTCCTGCGCTGCGTGCGCTGCACGTGCGGATCCTTCGTCAGCGACCGCTCGACGTCATCAAGGCCGCGCAGGCGAACGCCGATGAAACCATCAGCACGTTGTCGCATTACCTGACGGCATCGCAATACATGACGGCGCTTCCGGACGCCACCCGCGGCCCCTCACTACGCGACGCGAATGAACGTAGGTACCCACTGGTGGCTACCACCACCCGTATCGGGCGCAGCCCGGATAACGACATCGTCCTTTCGGGTTCCAAGGTCAGCCGTCACCACGCCGCGGTCGTCGACACCGGTTCCAGCTTCGTCATAGTGGATTTGCGATCGCTTAACGGCGTTTCGGTTTCTGGCCGACGCATCCATACCAGCACCGCCCTGACCGAAGGTGACCGGATTCGCATCGCCGAACACCAGCTGATGTTCGAAACCACCTCGTGA